The following proteins are encoded in a genomic region of Mycolicibacterium confluentis:
- a CDS encoding sunset domain-containing protein, with the protein MTRQWKRFGGIGRTALGIVLAAAAVALFAPTAHASPESDATDAINAAFDAAGGDASTLGPRDGGVYAVGPGFGQNFAGGAIFFSPATGARIMHGAILEKYRDLGGPADSDLGFPNIDEGPGRISPESRNSTFSAADNPVIFWTPETGAWVVRGAINAAWDKLGGSAGVLGVPIADETYTGDVISQRFTGGQLSFDTGTKVFTTEPADLAGQLVGLEIPSDAASAIATAWRAAGGSSGPLGVKAGEQYAIGDAGAGQNFSGGKVFYSPETGAHAVSGDILAKYESAGGPTGDFGLPAGGEADGGVPDSRIQVFSAPDNPTIFWTREHGAVIVRGAMKAAWDKLGGATGALGVPTGDQNTEGGIVTQKFSGGELSWNSQDNTFTSDPANLAQSLGGLEIPDAPVPSAPPAAPEGETDSGITWQSWWLWWIIPVALLLLGSVYALVAMRRRRSAQHADYDDEDDDEDEGPDAGYEPGYDSGYEPTYEKRFGEARDDENGWSRRTDFGEHDDDAYLPPVSRPAWGEETTSLPRLAPQADDDDGLFTHRGAHESADAVEDDEDDLDADTAPTRVINVGDDQAGRHAAHDVGDQSWSSQPDDDDDYLPGPGSLFAPVYGAAPPPARSFEAPPSRYVSQYEQDYQQDVNAGYQEPERGYQEPERGYRESDYEEPDYGDQGQRDEDAVVVSGEAEDEHAEVAAPPAIHLPLDDPHTAPEGYPVKGSMRTGRYHVPGSPGYDETVAEIWFASPELAEANGFSRAD; encoded by the coding sequence ATGACACGGCAGTGGAAACGATTCGGGGGAATCGGTCGAACGGCGTTGGGAATTGTTCTCGCTGCCGCCGCGGTCGCGCTTTTTGCGCCGACTGCGCATGCGTCACCGGAAAGTGACGCCACGGACGCGATCAATGCGGCGTTCGACGCCGCCGGTGGAGACGCGTCGACCCTGGGCCCGCGGGATGGCGGTGTCTATGCCGTGGGCCCGGGTTTCGGGCAGAACTTTGCCGGTGGGGCGATCTTCTTCTCGCCAGCAACCGGTGCGCGAATCATGCACGGCGCCATCCTGGAGAAGTACCGCGACCTCGGCGGACCCGCGGACAGTGATCTGGGCTTCCCGAACATCGATGAGGGTCCGGGCCGGATCAGCCCGGAGAGCCGTAACAGCACGTTCAGCGCCGCTGACAACCCCGTGATCTTCTGGACGCCGGAGACCGGCGCCTGGGTGGTGCGCGGTGCGATCAATGCCGCGTGGGACAAGCTCGGTGGCTCGGCTGGCGTCCTCGGTGTCCCCATCGCCGACGAGACGTACACCGGCGACGTCATCTCGCAGCGGTTCACCGGTGGTCAACTGTCGTTCGACACCGGCACCAAGGTCTTCACGACCGAACCGGCCGACCTTGCCGGACAGCTTGTCGGCCTTGAGATCCCGTCCGACGCGGCGTCGGCGATCGCGACCGCCTGGCGTGCCGCCGGCGGGTCCTCAGGACCGCTCGGGGTCAAGGCCGGGGAGCAGTACGCCATCGGAGACGCTGGGGCCGGACAGAACTTCTCCGGCGGCAAGGTGTTCTACAGCCCGGAGACGGGCGCCCATGCCGTTTCGGGGGACATCCTGGCCAAGTACGAGTCGGCCGGTGGTCCCACCGGAGACTTCGGTCTTCCGGCCGGCGGTGAGGCCGACGGCGGGGTGCCGGACAGCCGGATCCAGGTCTTCTCCGCGCCGGACAATCCGACGATCTTCTGGACGCGGGAACACGGTGCTGTCATCGTGCGCGGCGCCATGAAGGCCGCGTGGGACAAGCTGGGCGGCGCCACGGGTGCGCTCGGCGTCCCCACTGGGGATCAGAACACCGAGGGCGGGATTGTCACGCAGAAGTTCAGCGGTGGCGAGCTCTCGTGGAACAGTCAGGACAACACCTTCACCTCCGATCCCGCGAACCTGGCGCAGTCGCTGGGCGGGCTCGAGATACCGGACGCACCCGTGCCGAGCGCCCCGCCCGCGGCCCCCGAAGGTGAGACGGACAGCGGAATCACCTGGCAGAGCTGGTGGCTGTGGTGGATCATCCCGGTCGCCCTGCTGCTGCTGGGTTCGGTGTACGCCTTGGTCGCGATGCGCAGGCGCCGGTCCGCGCAGCACGCCGACTACGACGACGAGGACGACGACGAGGACGAGGGCCCCGACGCCGGGTACGAGCCCGGCTACGACTCGGGGTACGAGCCCACGTACGAGAAGAGGTTCGGCGAGGCCCGCGACGACGAGAACGGTTGGTCGCGCCGCACGGACTTCGGCGAGCACGACGACGACGCCTACCTGCCGCCGGTGTCGCGGCCTGCGTGGGGCGAAGAGACCACGTCGCTGCCCCGCCTTGCACCACAGGCCGACGACGACGACGGTCTGTTCACTCATCGCGGCGCCCACGAGTCGGCCGACGCGGTCGAGGACGACGAGGACGATCTCGACGCCGACACCGCTCCGACCCGGGTCATCAATGTTGGTGACGATCAGGCCGGACGCCACGCCGCACACGATGTGGGCGACCAGTCCTGGTCCTCGCAGCCGGACGACGACGACGACTACCTGCCGGGTCCGGGCTCGCTGTTCGCGCCCGTCTACGGCGCGGCGCCGCCGCCCGCGCGCAGCTTCGAGGCGCCGCCCAGCCGGTACGTGTCGCAATACGAGCAGGACTATCAGCAGGACGTCAACGCCGGCTACCAGGAACCGGAACGCGGCTACCAGGAACCGGAACGCGGCTACCGGGAATCGGACTACGAGGAGCCGGACTACGGCGACCAGGGCCAGCGCGACGAGGACGCCGTGGTCGTGTCGGGCGAGGCCGAGGACGAACATGCGGAGGTGGCCGCACCGCCGGCCATCCATCTGCCGCTCGACGACCCGCATACGGCGCCAGAGGGCTATCCCGTGAAGGGCAGCATGCGAACGGGGCGCTACCACGTACCGGGATCACCCGGCTACGACGAGACGGTCGCCGAGATCTGGTTCGCCAGCCCGGAATTGGCTGAGGCGAACGGGTTCAGCCGCGCCGACTGA